AGTTTACGGGcagtttatttaatcaaaataaataatagaatttaaacaaaattaattggaacccctaaaaggttcGATATGTGAAGCATCTGATGGAATTCTTCAAGGTTCCATATAGAACTTTTCTTCTAAGAGAGTTTCACTTGTTCCTAATAAGCATCCTGTAACACTCGTCCTATTGTCTTATTTGAAAAGGCGGATTTTCTCTCGGATGTCAGACATTCCCTCTGCAATCTTCCTGCAGGAAAGAGGAAGAGGACAGAAGGATGAAGATCTCCCGCCCTTCCTCTCATGCAGTGCAGTACGAGAACTTCGTCCGTCTAGCGACTCCCAAAAGCAGAGGCAGAAGCGCCCAGGAAGTGAAGTAAGAGAACCTGGAACTACACAGCACACATTCATGAAATCTTTCCAGAGTTAAAATTAGCTCCTGCTGAGGAGGAAGCCAATACAACATCTGTTTTCTTCAGTAGCACgtagtgtgtgtgtctgtctctgtgtatgtgtgtgtgtgtgtgagaagaTGCTGTCAGACAATAGACGATTGTCCGGTCTGTAACCCCTGGCAAGGTCTGTGTACCAcagagatcttttttttttaaatgttatatcaCAGTCTCAGATCTGGGCCCAATTTCATCTCCAAGCTGTTTTAAAGActcatatatatattgtgtcaGTTGTCCAATAATTTTGTTTGTGAAGACTTcatgctgtttttattttgagaGAATTCAGTGGTGAATAATTCATCTGTCATGCTCATGTCTGGATTcagtttaaagttttattttacaaCCTGCGGATTTTTGTTACGTAACGAACACATGCGCTGCAAACCAGAAGAGagttgtgattcttatcaaacCAGCAGCAGATGATTTTTGCAGGGCTTAGACATGTTATATTAGAAAAGAAAGTGTGTGAtggaattattattgttaattaaaactaaaactgtaaaaattacattttcattaattgaaataaaaaataagtgataaataaaaaaatgtataaatatgtcAAAAAACCCAACaaatttactaaaattaaagcaaaaatataaaacataaaaaatataaaaacaaaatgtatttcaaaatgTTAGCAAAAAGTATAATAGTATATCAGTGATCATATAGTCTGGAAAccgatcaaaagtttggggtccgtaagattttttaatgtttatcaaaaaaagtctcttctgctctccaaagctgaatttatttgatgaaaaatacagtaaaaactgtaaaattgtgacatatttttacaatttaaaataagtgttttctatgtgaatatatagtaaaatgtaatttattcctgtgatcaaagctgaattttcagcatcattactccagtcttcagtgtcacatgatccttcagaaattattctgatatgctgatttgatgctcaaaattgaaaacagttgtgctgtttaatatttttgtggaaactgtgatacattttaaacagcatttatttgaaatagaaatcttttgtaacattataaatgttttctatattgtcacttttgatttaatgcatccctagctgaataaaagtgtatgtatgtatgtatgtgtatatatatatatatatatatatatatatatatatatatatatatatatatatatatatatatatatatatatatatatatataatattttttttttttacttttcaaaatcatactgaccccaaacttttgaaaggtagtgtaaaGCAGCATCGGAGCTCTAACATTTTGCTctgctgtgtgtgtttctgtagtTCTCCACACTCATCGCTGTGTGAGCATGACTGTCCCATCTGGCACGTGAGTCCCGGTGTGAGGAACGCGATGGTCTCACCACGAATCCTCCATCTGGCCAACCCTAAAACCAACCACCCAAACTTCACCAGCAACAGACAGGTCCGAACCTACAGCAACAACATCGCTTTTAATCTGGTTCTGgtgcttaaaggtcccgttcttcgtgatcccatgtttcaaactttagttagtgtgtaatgttgttgttagagtataaataaaatctgtaaaattttaaagctcaaagttcaatgccaagcgagatattttatttaacagaagtcgcctacatcgaacggccagtttggactacatccctctacttccttctttaatgacgtcactaaaacagttttttgactaacgtccgcccacaggaatacacaagagttgcgtttgtagagtgtgtttgtcgccatgtcgtcgaaacgctgttattttcatcccgcagtccaatcaccgggtctgattcggctcaaattgatagggtaaaattaaagacatgtttacaataacactgagcgcatgcatctccacgttatggtaagaggcgtgacctttccgggcacggtgcgctcagagctgtcgaatcacaacacaggaaccgctggcacaatcagaactcgttacgtatttctgaaggagggacttcatagaacaaggaagtcatcagcccgtttttatgacagtggaaacagcggtatacagataagtaaattatgtgaaaaatactgtgtttttttacacgcgaaacatgaacacatgttatattgcacactataaacacaatcaaagcttcaaaaaaacacgaaaaacgggacctttaattcaTTGTGATGATGAGTTTTGCTGTCAAGCTCCATTTACATTAGTGTGTTTGTGTCCAGAATGTCCAGACATTCATCTCATATGCAGCTCAAACAGCCAAGATGTCACCCAGACTCGAGCAGCTCTCACTGCCCAGACTACGAGAGGACAGACACTTCTATGACCCCAGACGACCAGAGAGTCCAATCCGACCTGTAAGAGACAAACAGTGTGCTGTATATGTATAAATGATCTAAATAATGTTCACGAAATACAGTAAGAATTGCCGTAAAGTATACAGATTGACCAACCTGAATCAAGTATTTCAGAGAGCCTTTATGGACCAtttacacgacaccgttttGAACTataaatggaaaactttttatgcgttttggctgttcatttacacaaaacCGCCATTTTgaggcctgaaaatgcaaaaacataaacattttcgtctcca
This DNA window, taken from Megalobrama amblycephala isolate DHTTF-2021 linkage group LG4, ASM1881202v1, whole genome shotgun sequence, encodes the following:
- the LOC125266858 gene encoding testicular haploid expressed gene protein-like; protein product: MDSDLDRISFLAQPKKSKTVWATTPWTLTWGNQESIRPLSRSALRAVPSPRIKALAQHKRDFSLQIQLRKEEEDRRMKISRPSSHAVQYENFVRLATPKSRGRSAQEVNSPHSSLCEHDCPIWHVSPGVRNAMVSPRILHLANPKTNHPNFTSNRQNVQTFISYAAQTAKMSPRLEQLSLPRLREDRHFYDPRRPESPIRPVSRGARKATASSRIRDLSAPKALSKDYIPPREPTWQP